The following are from one region of the Noviherbaspirillum sedimenti genome:
- a CDS encoding Lrp/AsnC family transcriptional regulator yields MSHVILDEASLRILDELQQNAELSNAELAERIGLSASPCWRRVVDLKQSGVLRGSVSLVDPLKLGLAVNVFVHVTLKQQDKDSLEVFTRAIAMRPEVMECYLMSGEADFMLRVVIEDLIKYQTLLLECLTQIPGVASIRSSFALSQVKYTTALPTGHLRKG; encoded by the coding sequence TTGAGCCATGTGATCTTGGATGAAGCCAGCCTCCGCATCCTGGATGAGCTGCAGCAGAATGCGGAATTGAGCAACGCCGAGTTGGCGGAACGGATAGGCCTGTCAGCGTCGCCTTGCTGGCGTCGCGTGGTGGATTTGAAGCAAAGTGGCGTTCTCCGGGGCTCGGTTTCCCTGGTCGATCCGCTGAAGCTTGGGCTTGCGGTCAACGTCTTCGTCCATGTCACGCTCAAGCAGCAAGACAAGGACTCCCTTGAAGTTTTCACGCGCGCCATCGCCATGCGGCCGGAAGTCATGGAGTGCTATCTCATGAGCGGAGAGGCAGACTTCATGCTGCGCGTGGTGATCGAAGACCTGATCAAATATCAGACCCTGCTGCTGGAGTGCTTGACGCAGATACCAGGAGTCGCAAGCATCAGAAGTAGTTTTGCCCTCAGTCAGGTCAAATACACCACGGCGCTACCTACCGGACATTTGCGCAAAGGGTGA
- a CDS encoding DMT family transporter, with protein sequence MVLLWGLSWPATKLALDSVPPLWLAAIRFGSAALCLFAFLAVRGSLAFPPRADWPIVASMGLLQMMVFTGLGMIAMTHVDTSRAVLLAYTTPLWGVIAGWLLFRNAPTRWQLLALAVGLTGIGLICSPWEMDWAAPGAAMGAVFLVIGAISWSVVILHIKRHRWTASPLSLAPWQMLIATVPLAGFALALEGSPAAIPFDLRLLELLFFIGPVATSACFVISAEHGRRISSFAMSTFTLGVPLVGILASILLLGNRLSPLFAAGLCLILVGMALAAAATTRRST encoded by the coding sequence ATGGTGTTGCTTTGGGGACTTAGCTGGCCCGCAACCAAACTTGCGCTGGATTCCGTGCCGCCCCTGTGGCTGGCTGCCATCCGATTTGGCAGCGCCGCATTGTGCTTGTTCGCCTTTCTCGCGGTCCGCGGCTCACTGGCATTCCCGCCTCGGGCAGACTGGCCCATCGTCGCCAGCATGGGACTGCTGCAGATGATGGTGTTCACGGGCCTGGGCATGATCGCCATGACGCACGTGGACACGAGCCGCGCGGTGCTTCTGGCATACACTACGCCGTTGTGGGGTGTGATTGCTGGGTGGTTACTGTTTCGCAATGCTCCTACTCGATGGCAGCTCCTTGCTCTGGCTGTGGGCTTGACGGGTATTGGCCTGATTTGCTCGCCTTGGGAGATGGACTGGGCTGCACCGGGTGCAGCCATGGGGGCGGTCTTCCTGGTGATCGGCGCCATCAGTTGGTCGGTAGTGATCCTGCATATCAAGCGCCATCGGTGGACAGCATCACCGTTGTCGCTTGCGCCCTGGCAGATGCTGATTGCCACTGTGCCGCTCGCTGGTTTTGCATTGGCACTGGAGGGTTCTCCAGCCGCGATCCCGTTTGATCTGCGGCTCCTGGAACTGCTGTTCTTTATCGGTCCAGTGGCGACTTCGGCCTGCTTCGTGATTTCTGCCGAGCACGGCCGCCGCATCAGCAGCTTTGCTATGTCCACCTTCACGCTGGGCGTGCCACTGGTCGGCATCCTGGCTTCGATACTGCTCCTGGGTAACCGGTTGTCTCCGCTTTTTGCCGCGGGCTTGTGCCTCATCCTCGTCGGCATGGCGCTGGCTGCCGCAGCGACTACGCGACGAAGCACTTGA
- a CDS encoding energy transducer TonB, whose amino-acid sequence MTSLASSESLADERPSIHPFSMLASQPPDAPTPANGPSRQGHLLKQAGPLGLVILLHIGFFYVMQSGLMQQPAPPEPKEIVAILIAAQPAPAPKPAAPQPPLPQPVPKPAKPVKPVVTPKPPQQPAPKAITTQAEPAPAPAPAEPAAATAPANSAPATATPGPVVPAAPVQPRTVTSGVEYLQPPRPEYPALSRRMGEEGTVMLRILITERGRAERADIHKSSGVPRLDEAARQAALRAVFKPYTENGRPVPVYAILPISFQLDN is encoded by the coding sequence ATGACATCCCTTGCATCATCAGAAAGCCTTGCCGATGAGCGCCCGTCCATCCATCCATTTTCCATGCTTGCCAGCCAGCCTCCCGACGCCCCGACGCCCGCCAACGGACCCAGCCGACAAGGACATCTCCTGAAGCAAGCGGGCCCGCTCGGACTGGTGATTCTGCTGCACATCGGTTTTTTCTATGTCATGCAAAGCGGCTTGATGCAACAGCCGGCACCACCGGAACCCAAGGAAATCGTCGCCATATTGATCGCCGCGCAGCCGGCGCCGGCGCCCAAACCCGCAGCGCCGCAGCCGCCCCTGCCGCAGCCCGTCCCGAAGCCGGCGAAACCGGTGAAACCGGTCGTCACCCCCAAACCGCCGCAGCAACCCGCGCCCAAAGCGATCACCACGCAAGCCGAGCCGGCGCCGGCGCCGGCCCCCGCCGAACCGGCAGCCGCGACCGCACCGGCCAACAGCGCACCGGCAACAGCCACCCCCGGCCCGGTCGTACCCGCGGCACCAGTTCAGCCCCGCACCGTCACCAGCGGCGTCGAATACCTGCAGCCGCCGCGCCCGGAATACCCGGCGCTGTCGCGCCGCATGGGCGAGGAAGGCACGGTGATGCTGCGCATCCTGATCACAGAACGCGGCCGCGCCGAACGCGCCGACATCCACAAGTCCTCGGGCGTGCCGCGCCTGGACGAAGCTGCGCGCCAGGCGGCCTTGCGCGCCGTCTTCAAACCCTATACGGAAAATGGCAGGCCAGTCCCGGTCTATGCGATTTTGCCGATCAGCTTTCAACTGGATAACTGA
- the hmpA gene encoding NO-inducible flavohemoprotein → MVSPASRPYIDASVPVLREHGLAITSTFYRNMFAEHPELTKLFNMGNQANGAQQQSLAAAVFAYAANIDNAQALAPVVRRIVHKHASVGIRAEHYPIVGRHLLGAIQETLGEAATAPLLAAWDEAYGELADALIAAERELYAEAGVAAGELRAVRVTEVVRQSEDVLSFTLQAVDGKALPGFKPGQYVSVAVSFADGSRQLRQYSLSDTPLAAHLRISVKREAGNPQAPAGQVSNWLHENVKAGDILQITHPFGDFTPDVESSEPVVLLSAGVGITPMVAALNHIARVNPARHVIFAHAARDAEHHAHQADVAAAKAAMPNLRVLTFHETASATTARDLHAGRMDAVRLPSWPRTETNVYLCGPLAFMREQWQALIAAGTPAARLHREVFGPEMLDYLG, encoded by the coding sequence ATGGTTTCACCTGCTTCACGTCCCTACATCGATGCCAGCGTGCCCGTATTGCGCGAGCACGGCCTTGCCATCACCAGCACGTTTTACCGCAACATGTTTGCCGAACACCCCGAACTGACCAAGCTGTTCAACATGGGCAACCAGGCCAACGGCGCCCAGCAACAGTCGCTGGCGGCCGCCGTGTTTGCCTATGCGGCCAATATCGACAATGCGCAAGCCCTGGCGCCAGTGGTCAGGCGCATCGTCCACAAGCACGCTTCGGTGGGCATCCGCGCCGAACACTACCCCATCGTTGGCCGCCACCTGCTGGGCGCCATCCAGGAAACCCTGGGCGAAGCCGCCACCGCGCCGCTGCTGGCGGCCTGGGATGAAGCGTATGGCGAACTTGCCGACGCCCTGATTGCGGCCGAACGCGAACTGTATGCCGAGGCCGGCGTCGCGGCGGGCGAATTGCGCGCCGTCCGTGTTACGGAAGTGGTCCGGCAAAGCGAGGATGTGCTGTCATTCACCTTGCAAGCCGTCGATGGCAAGGCGCTGCCGGGATTCAAGCCGGGCCAGTATGTCAGCGTGGCGGTCAGCTTCGCCGATGGCAGCCGGCAGTTGCGGCAATACAGCCTGTCGGACACGCCGCTGGCGGCGCATTTGCGCATTTCGGTCAAGCGCGAAGCGGGAAATCCGCAAGCGCCCGCCGGCCAGGTATCGAACTGGTTGCATGAAAACGTCAAGGCTGGCGACATCCTGCAGATCACCCATCCCTTCGGCGACTTCACCCCCGACGTGGAATCCAGCGAGCCGGTCGTGCTGCTGTCGGCCGGGGTCGGCATCACGCCGATGGTGGCGGCACTGAACCACATCGCCCGGGTCAATCCGGCGCGCCATGTGATTTTTGCGCATGCCGCGCGCGACGCGGAGCATCACGCCCACCAGGCCGATGTCGCCGCCGCCAAGGCGGCCATGCCCAACCTCCGGGTGCTCACCTTCCATGAAACCGCGTCCGCAACAACCGCGCGCGATCTCCATGCCGGCCGCATGGATGCGGTCCGGCTGCCATCCTGGCCGCGCACGGAAACCAATGTCTACCTGTGCGGGCCGCTGGCTTTCATGCGCGAGCAATGGCAGGCGCTGATCGCTGCAGGGACACCGGCTGCGCGACTGCATCGGGAAGTATTCGGTCCGGAAATGCTGGATTACCTCGGCTAA
- a CDS encoding (2Fe-2S)-binding protein — translation MIVCVCNNVSDRKIRQAADEGMTTLADLRKHLDVGTCCGKCHSCAKQVLRECRETKPSMLFPMQAMAA, via the coding sequence ATGATTGTTTGTGTTTGCAATAATGTCTCCGATCGAAAAATCCGCCAGGCGGCTGACGAAGGCATGACCACGTTGGCGGATTTGCGCAAGCACCTGGACGTTGGCACCTGCTGCGGCAAATGCCATTCGTGCGCCAAGCAAGTGCTGCGCGAATGCCGGGAAACCAAGCCGTCGATGCTGTTCCCCATGCAGGCCATGGCGGCCTAA
- the hemP gene encoding hemin uptake protein HemP, translating into MNSASNSGKQPPSPPSAIVPVGSGAVVRLMSQDLFELAREVEIDHGGRIYKLRVTQQNKLILTA; encoded by the coding sequence ATGAACAGCGCCTCAAACTCCGGCAAACAGCCACCGTCACCGCCTTCGGCAATTGTCCCAGTAGGGTCGGGTGCGGTCGTCCGGCTCATGTCGCAGGATTTGTTCGAGCTGGCGCGCGAAGTCGAAATCGACCACGGCGGCCGGATCTACAAGCTGCGGGTAACGCAGCAAAACAAGCTGATTCTGACTGCGTGA
- the mnmA gene encoding tRNA 2-thiouridine(34) synthase MnmA — protein MAKRVVIGMSGGVDSSVSAWLLKQQGYEVIGLFMKNWEDDDDSEYCSSRQDWIDAASVADVVGVDIEAVNFAAEYKERVFAEFLREYQAGRTPNPDVLCNAEIKFKAFLDHAMKLGADLIATGHYARVREAGSGANAGRFELLKAVDASKDQSYFLHRLNQAQLSKTLFPLGEIHKTEVRRIAEEIGLPNAAKKDSTGICFIGERPFREFLNRYLSYKPGPMKTPEGETVGEHVGLSFYTLGQRKGIGIGGMKSHQNADGGSDPWYVARKDIETNTLYVVQGHDHPWLLSTSLVAAQASWIAGTPPVELALSAKTRYRQADVPGSFQAMGADEFALSFTTPQWAVTPGQSAVLYQGEVCLGGGIINR, from the coding sequence ATGGCTAAACGGGTGGTGATCGGCATGTCCGGCGGCGTCGATTCTTCGGTATCGGCCTGGTTGCTCAAGCAACAAGGCTATGAAGTGATCGGCCTGTTCATGAAAAACTGGGAAGACGATGACGATTCCGAATATTGCTCGTCGCGCCAGGACTGGATCGATGCCGCTAGCGTCGCCGACGTGGTCGGCGTCGATATCGAGGCGGTCAATTTTGCCGCCGAATACAAGGAGCGTGTATTCGCCGAATTCCTGCGCGAATACCAGGCCGGCCGCACGCCCAATCCGGATGTGCTGTGCAATGCCGAGATCAAGTTCAAGGCCTTCCTTGATCATGCCATGAAGCTGGGCGCCGACCTGATCGCCACCGGCCACTATGCGCGGGTGCGCGAAGCCGGCAGCGGGGCCAATGCCGGCCGCTTCGAACTGCTCAAGGCAGTCGACGCCAGCAAGGACCAGAGCTACTTTCTGCACCGGCTGAACCAGGCGCAGTTGTCGAAAACCCTGTTTCCGCTGGGGGAAATCCACAAGACCGAAGTGCGTCGGATCGCCGAAGAAATCGGCTTGCCGAATGCCGCCAAAAAGGATTCGACCGGCATCTGCTTCATCGGCGAGCGCCCTTTCCGCGAATTCCTCAATCGTTACCTGTCCTACAAGCCGGGACCGATGAAAACGCCCGAAGGCGAAACCGTCGGCGAACACGTCGGCCTGTCCTTTTACACCCTCGGGCAAAGAAAGGGCATCGGCATCGGCGGCATGAAAAGCCACCAGAACGCCGATGGCGGCAGCGATCCCTGGTACGTCGCGCGCAAGGATATCGAGACCAACACGCTCTACGTGGTTCAGGGGCACGATCATCCGTGGCTGCTGTCGACCAGCCTGGTGGCCGCGCAGGCGAGCTGGATCGCCGGCACGCCGCCCGTGGAGCTTGCGCTGTCGGCCAAGACCCGCTACCGGCAAGCCGATGTGCCCGGCAGTTTCCAGGCAATGGGCGCGGATGAATTCGCGCTGTCCTTCACCACGCCGCAATGGGCGGTGACGCCGGGGCAATCGGCGGTGCTGTACCAGGGCGAGGTTTGCCTGGGCGGCGGCATCATCAATCGATAA
- a CDS encoding RrF2 family transcriptional regulator, translated as MRLTRFSDIGLRVLIYLARSGERPAPVTVAEIASQFDIPVNHLVKVVGQLARCGWIQATRGRNGGLRLHVAPASLKIGAVLRQLEGEAELADCSGQACRLSPDCILRGALADGLRAFYAAMDRYTLADITAGSTGEKIVRMQRDFMKQLA; from the coding sequence ATGCGCCTTACCCGATTTTCCGATATCGGACTTCGTGTCCTCATCTACCTTGCCCGCAGCGGCGAACGTCCCGCGCCGGTGACCGTTGCCGAAATTGCCAGCCAGTTCGACATCCCCGTCAACCATCTGGTGAAGGTGGTCGGCCAGCTGGCGCGCTGCGGCTGGATACAGGCCACGCGCGGACGCAATGGCGGACTGCGCCTGCATGTCGCACCGGCGTCGCTGAAGATCGGCGCCGTCCTGCGCCAACTGGAAGGCGAAGCGGAACTGGCTGATTGCAGCGGCCAGGCGTGCCGCCTCAGCCCCGACTGCATATTGCGCGGCGCCCTCGCCGATGGCTTGCGGGCGTTTTACGCCGCCATGGACCGCTACACCCTGGCCGACATTACCGCAGGATCAACCGGAGAGAAAATCGTGCGCATGCAGCGCGACTTCATGAAACAGCTGGCGTAA
- a CDS encoding NUDIX hydrolase — MTSATWKPAVTVAAIIERGGRFLLVEEETSDGIRFNQPAGHLDPGETLIQAVARETLEEAAHDFEATALVGVYMSRYLSSRTGQEVTYLRFAFSGELGAGYDQPLDEGILRTVWMDYDELLASRDKHRSPLVLQCVDDYRQGKRAPLSLLYTHPDAIGAFNG, encoded by the coding sequence ATGACTTCAGCAACCTGGAAACCCGCCGTCACAGTCGCCGCCATCATCGAGCGCGGCGGCCGCTTTTTGCTGGTGGAAGAAGAAACCAGCGACGGCATCCGCTTCAACCAGCCTGCCGGCCACCTTGATCCGGGCGAAACGCTGATCCAGGCGGTTGCCCGCGAAACCCTGGAAGAGGCCGCGCACGACTTCGAAGCCACCGCCCTGGTCGGCGTCTACATGTCGCGCTACCTGTCTTCACGCACCGGGCAGGAAGTGACCTACCTGCGCTTTGCCTTCTCCGGCGAACTGGGCGCCGGCTACGATCAGCCGCTGGACGAAGGCATCCTGCGCACGGTATGGATGGATTACGACGAATTGCTGGCTAGCCGGGACAAACACCGTAGTCCGCTGGTGCTGCAGTGCGTGGACGATTACCGGCAGGGCAAGCGCGCGCCGCTGTCGCTGCTGTACACCCATCCGGATGCCATCGGAGCATTCAATGGCTAA